The Brasilonema sennae CENA114 genome includes a region encoding these proteins:
- a CDS encoding PIG-L deacetylase family protein, giving the protein MNNQVTIASPLTDSNSLPWRSLKEIACGSALVVAPHPDDETLGCGGAIALLRSLNLMVRVLVISNGTLSHANSQKFPAPALQALRESETLSALSVLGVEANAVTFLRLQDGSISAQYKGAVTTCVTYLSEIAPRMIFLPWRYDPHPDHRATWKLIHTALSDSRLSPQLIEYPIWDWDPEQRGSLPESLEVTSWRLDISGVVQLKQRAIAAYRSQTTDLIDDDPEGFRLTPEMLLNFTRSWEVYLEAKI; this is encoded by the coding sequence ATGAATAACCAGGTTACGATTGCATCACCACTCACTGATTCTAATAGTTTGCCTTGGCGTTCACTCAAGGAGATTGCTTGTGGTTCGGCGTTAGTCGTTGCCCCTCATCCCGATGATGAGACACTAGGTTGTGGTGGTGCGATCGCCTTACTACGTTCTCTCAATTTGATGGTACGTGTTTTGGTCATTAGTAACGGTACTCTTTCACACGCTAATTCCCAGAAATTTCCCGCACCTGCGCTGCAGGCATTGCGGGAAAGTGAAACACTCTCGGCGCTTTCTGTATTAGGAGTGGAAGCAAACGCTGTCACTTTTTTACGTCTGCAAGATGGATCAATTTCAGCACAGTATAAAGGTGCTGTGACGACTTGCGTTACTTATTTATCAGAAATTGCCCCGCGAATGATCTTTTTACCGTGGCGCTACGATCCTCATCCAGATCATCGAGCCACTTGGAAGTTAATTCACACCGCGCTGTCTGACTCACGTCTATCACCGCAATTAATCGAGTATCCTATTTGGGATTGGGATCCAGAGCAACGAGGAAGCTTACCAGAATCTCTTGAAGTCACAAGTTGGCGATTGGATATTAGCGGGGTAGTGCAATTGAAACAGCGAGCGATCGCCGCCTATCGCTCGCAAACCACAGATTTAATTGATGATGATCCAGAAGGCTTTCGCCTGACTCCGGAAATGCTTTTGAACTTTACCCGTTCTTGGGAAGTTTATTTAGAAGCCAAAATTTAA